In one window of Cololabis saira isolate AMF1-May2022 chromosome 23, fColSai1.1, whole genome shotgun sequence DNA:
- the pnpla3 gene encoding patatin-like phospholipase domain containing 3 isoform X1: MLDLKGGWNLSFAGCGFLGVYHIGVAACLLERAPFLVEGASRLSGASAGALTAAVLASRACIAKCCEDVVKVAKEARKRNLGPLHPTFNLVKVLRSGLDRDLPPDAHVQASGKLWVSLTRVSDGDNVLVSEFSSKEELIQALICSCFIPIYCGLIPPPFRGVRYVDGGISDNLPQSELKNTIAISPFSGESDICPRDNSISFHVLHFTNTSIQMNLGNMYRLGRALFPPEPKVLAEMCQSGYKDALRFLEENNLLMLACPTTGLVLPESSTDCCCKSTETTEEWLLQRHHLLHEKHLWLDEKIVLPTPIKRVFGEACQSKSDLYTKVSGTLPLRLASYMLMPYTLPVQSAYSVAQRLMEWIPDAPADVRWLFGVAGDVYRHTWKEKPASSIRAHTHAVERPGAAHTSHPTSVTDLDHSVKRNGQTFLKVVQSRAAHSLKSRSYCITTHHSKASVPSRTGGSRGRLLSWQQWLLDSDRTREN, encoded by the exons ATGTTGGACCTGAAGGGCGGCTGGAACCTGTCCTTCGCTGGGTGCGGGTTTCTGGGGGTTTACCACATCGGAGTGGCCGCCTGTCTGCTGGAGAGAGCTCCGTTCCTGGTGGAGGGAGCGAGCCGGCTGAGCGGCGCCTCGGCCGGGGCGCTCACCGCCGCGGTGCTGGCCAGCCGGGCCTGCATAG CTAAATGCTGTGAAGATGTGGTGAAGGTGGCAAAGGAAGCCAGGAAGAGAAACCTGGGCCCTCTCCACCCAACGTTCAACCTGGTGAAGGTGCTGAGGTCTGGGCTGGACCGGGACCTGCCCCCTGACGCTCACGTCCAAGCCTCGGGGAAACTCTGGGTCTCTCTCACCAGAGTCTCAGACGGGGATAACGTGCTGGTGTCAGAGTTCAGTTCCAAGGAGGAGCTCATCCAG GCTCTGATCTGCAGCTGTTTCATTCCCATTTACTGCGGGCTGATTCCACCGCCCTTCAGAGGAGTG CGTTACGTGGACGGTGGAATCAGTGACAACCTGCCACAATCAGAGCTGAAAAACACCATTGCCATCTCTCCCTTCTCCGGGGAGAGTGACATCTGTCCTCGGGACAACTCCATCAGTTTCCATGTGTTGCACTTCACTAATACAAGCATCCAAATGAATCTGGGTAACATGTACCGGCTCGGCAGGGCTCTCTTTCCACCGGAACCTAAG GTACTGGCAGAGATGTGTCAGAGTGGTTATAAAGATGCACTGAGATTCCTTGAGGAGAACA ATCTACTGATGCTGGCGTGTCCGACCACTGGCCTCGTCCTGCCAGAGAGCTCTACTGACTGTTGCTGCAAGTCCACTGAAACGACGGAAGAGTGGCTGCTCCAGAGACACCACTTACTGCATGAAAAGCACTTGTGGTTGGATGAAAAGATTGTTCTTCCCACCCCAATAAAGAGAG TGTTCGGCGAGGCCTGCCAAAGTAAATCCGACCTGTACACCAAGGTGTCTGGGACTCTGCCGCTGAGACTGGCGTCCTACATGCTCATGCCCTACACTCTTCCTGTCCAGTCAGCCTACTCAGTGGCTCAGAG GCTCATGGAGTGGATCCCGGATGCGCCTGCTGACGTGCGCTGGTTGTTTGGTGTGGCAGGTGACGTGTACAGACACACCTGGAAAGAGAAACCTGCCAGCTCTATCAG AGCCCATACACATGCTGTGGAACGACCTGGAGCTGCTCACACCTCACATCCTACAAGCGTGACTGACTTGGACCATTCTGTTAAAAGAAATGGTCAAACATTCCTGAAAGTTGTACAG TCCCGGGCTGCCCACAGTTTGAAGAGCCGTTCATACTGCATTACGACGCATCACAGCAAGGCCTCTGTGCCGTCCCGTACCGGAGGCAGCAGGGGAAGATTGTTGTCATGGCAACAATGGCTCCTGGACTCTGACAGAACCAGAGAAAACTGA
- the pnpla3 gene encoding patatin-like phospholipase domain containing 3 isoform X2, with the protein MLDLKGGWNLSFAGCGFLGVYHIGVAACLLERAPFLVEGASRLSGASAGALTAAVLASRACIAKCCEDVVKVAKEARKRNLGPLHPTFNLVKVLRSGLDRDLPPDAHVQASGKLWVSLTRVSDGDNVLVSEFSSKEELIQALICSCFIPIYCGLIPPPFRGVRYVDGGISDNLPQSELKNTIAISPFSGESDICPRDNSISFHVLHFTNTSIQMNLGNMYRLGRALFPPEPKVLAEMCQSGYKDALRFLEENNLLMLACPTTGLVLPESSTDCCCKSTETTEEWLLQRHHLLHEKHLWLDEKIVLPTPIKRVFGEACQSKSDLYTKVSGTLPLRLASYMLMPYTLPVQSAYSVAQRLMEWIPDAPADVRWLFGVAGDVYRHTWKEKPASSISPGLPTV; encoded by the exons ATGTTGGACCTGAAGGGCGGCTGGAACCTGTCCTTCGCTGGGTGCGGGTTTCTGGGGGTTTACCACATCGGAGTGGCCGCCTGTCTGCTGGAGAGAGCTCCGTTCCTGGTGGAGGGAGCGAGCCGGCTGAGCGGCGCCTCGGCCGGGGCGCTCACCGCCGCGGTGCTGGCCAGCCGGGCCTGCATAG CTAAATGCTGTGAAGATGTGGTGAAGGTGGCAAAGGAAGCCAGGAAGAGAAACCTGGGCCCTCTCCACCCAACGTTCAACCTGGTGAAGGTGCTGAGGTCTGGGCTGGACCGGGACCTGCCCCCTGACGCTCACGTCCAAGCCTCGGGGAAACTCTGGGTCTCTCTCACCAGAGTCTCAGACGGGGATAACGTGCTGGTGTCAGAGTTCAGTTCCAAGGAGGAGCTCATCCAG GCTCTGATCTGCAGCTGTTTCATTCCCATTTACTGCGGGCTGATTCCACCGCCCTTCAGAGGAGTG CGTTACGTGGACGGTGGAATCAGTGACAACCTGCCACAATCAGAGCTGAAAAACACCATTGCCATCTCTCCCTTCTCCGGGGAGAGTGACATCTGTCCTCGGGACAACTCCATCAGTTTCCATGTGTTGCACTTCACTAATACAAGCATCCAAATGAATCTGGGTAACATGTACCGGCTCGGCAGGGCTCTCTTTCCACCGGAACCTAAG GTACTGGCAGAGATGTGTCAGAGTGGTTATAAAGATGCACTGAGATTCCTTGAGGAGAACA ATCTACTGATGCTGGCGTGTCCGACCACTGGCCTCGTCCTGCCAGAGAGCTCTACTGACTGTTGCTGCAAGTCCACTGAAACGACGGAAGAGTGGCTGCTCCAGAGACACCACTTACTGCATGAAAAGCACTTGTGGTTGGATGAAAAGATTGTTCTTCCCACCCCAATAAAGAGAG TGTTCGGCGAGGCCTGCCAAAGTAAATCCGACCTGTACACCAAGGTGTCTGGGACTCTGCCGCTGAGACTGGCGTCCTACATGCTCATGCCCTACACTCTTCCTGTCCAGTCAGCCTACTCAGTGGCTCAGAG GCTCATGGAGTGGATCCCGGATGCGCCTGCTGACGTGCGCTGGTTGTTTGGTGTGGCAGGTGACGTGTACAGACACACCTGGAAAGAGAAACCTGCCAGCTCTATCAG TCCCGGGCTGCCCACAGTTTGA